One Hemibagrus wyckioides isolate EC202008001 linkage group LG07, SWU_Hwy_1.0, whole genome shotgun sequence DNA segment encodes these proteins:
- the LOC131356068 gene encoding desmoglein-2-like protein: MATFLTFCVLITTFFITVLGVEADKGELRTLKRQKREWIIPPKRLFENVDYTNDKSIAKIRSDEETRENIIYSLLGPAADEGLFSVGKKDGLVKIHGILDRETVAFYDLKGRASLRNGTLVERDLDLKIIVLDQNDNPPEFKVQVSGSVEELSEEGTHIISITAIDADEQGTPHTEIVYDVIQQEPAGERMFTIIRSSGEIKVRINTLDRETHETYRLIITGTDMKGAKSDATNRPLTGTGTVIITVSDVNDNIPILEESSYEGSVEENIMHVEVVRIKAIDLDKIYTENWEAVYTIISGNEAGYFNISTDRKTNEGILMVTKELNYEELKEVNLKVVVRNKAEYHKSVVIGKHQTYPIKINVLNVPEAPHFQPAVKVIYISENSKTIDLKRVIAIYKATDSDTLLTATNVRYVKGQDIDNWVNINHTTAEIRLNKYPDRESKYLINGTYYITVLAITDGFSAKTATGTVAIQVEDYNDHCPILNNIVTMLCYGSSVVYVSATDGDNFPNAEPFEFILATKGTKEKWSVEHLNATTSILRSQEILWPGRYSVEMEVKDQQGKTCEVQKLQVSVCKCTEAQVCIPMRQTGKGTVLGAGGVLALLLGILLLLLIPMLLLMCECGGAAAGGRFQAFPFEQKQQLITYHTEGQGEDKELSLLSQVPVNVNGGSFGQQELALIPQVPVNVNGGSFGQQVSGWEAHEYWRKYGWKTREEYLNYLWHLKQTGIIGHYDFFTESTLNSMALSEAFLSEYYATKTWEIMNQEASMNHLLVSSYEDCISVTSSFDDSSYLHEENNLDFLDDLGPPFRRLAEICCGSAIKLEVSSTPTPAKTISSSSQEGVKVEDVVDVVHNEATSVSASSSSSTTQVTTTNYAENISSGSVTSAATVGQTLLVQQPTVYLSSTPMYVVEQQCQPALFLASGPILGVQERNMVLVEKGATNIAVASQNTLPRLGLQQANTRVMVDPGIGGTVVHGFSGHSEPQGTASGTFRVVESRRVESTEPVHVVQSSSHSSISKSQSMQAKGQSGGSLALGNASGFPSALSMSQKDVSNGGTHKEVLEERVSVVKKSFQSSSTS; this comes from the exons ATGGCGACGTTTCTGACCTTCTGCGTTTTAATAACCACGTTTTTTATCACT GTACTCGGGGTTGAAGCTGATAAGGGAGAGCTGCGAACGCTTAAGCGACAGAAAAGAGAATGGATCATCCCTCCAAAGAGGCTGTTTGAGAATGTGGATTATACCAATGACAAAAGTATTGCCAAA ATTCGATCAGATGAAGAGACAAGGGAGAATATTATATATTCTCTATTAGGACCTGCAGCAGATGAAGGATTATTCTCCGTAGGCAAAAAGGATGGTTTGGTCAAGATCCATGGCATcttggacagagagacagtcgCTTTTTATGAT ctTAAAGGAAGAGCCTCTCTAAGAAATGGAACACTTGTTGAAAGGGACCTCGATTTGAAAATCATAGTTCTAGACCAGAATGACAATCCCCCTGAATTTAAGGTTCAGGTGTCTGGTTCTGTCGAGGagctcagtgaagaag gCACCCACATAATCTCAATCACAGCTATTGATGCGGATGAGCAAGGCACCCCACATACAGAAATTGTCTATGATGTTATACAGCAGGAGCCAGCTGGAGAGAGGATGTTCACAATCATACGATCATCTGGAGAAATCAAAGTCAGAATAAACACCTTGGATCGAGAG acacacgagACATACCGACTGATTATCACAGGTACAGACATGAAAGGAGCCAAGTCAGATGCTACTAACAGACCACTGACAGGAACGGGGACTGTGATCATAACAGTTTCCGATGTTAATGACAACATTCCCATATTAGAAGAGAGCTCT tatgAGGGTAGTGTGGAGGAGAACATCATGCATGTGGAAGTGGTCCGGATTAAGGCCATAGACTTGGATAAGATCTACACAGAAAACTGGGAGGCCGTGTACACCATCATCTCAGGAAATGAGGCCGGTTACTTCAACATCAGCACAGACCGAAAAACTAATGAGGGCATCCTAATGGTCACAAAG GAGCTAAACTATGAAGAATTGAAAGAGGTCAATCTGAAAGTGGTGGTCCGCAACAAGGCAGAGTATCACAAGTCAGTGGTGATTGGAAAGCATCAAACATACCCCATTAAGATCAATGTATTGAACGTGCCCGAAGCTCCTCATTTCCAACCTGCTGTCAAAGTCATTTACATCTCTGAAAACAGCAAAACCATTGACCTGAAGAGGGTCATTGCCATCTACAAAGCCACGGACAGTGATACACTGTTAACCGCCACTAACGTCAG GTATGTAAAAGGACAAGATATCGACAACTGGGTGAACATTAATCATACAACAGCTGAGATCAGACTCAACAAATATCCAGACCGTGAGTCCAAGTACCTGATAAATGGAACATACTACATCACAGTCTTAGCAATCACCGATG GTTTTTCAGCCAAAACTGCGACAGGAACTGTTGCAATTCAGGTAGAGGATTACAACGACCACTGTCCGATTCTGAACAACATAGTCACAATGCTGTGTTATGGCAGCAGTGTAGTGTACGTCTCAGCCACAGATGGGGATAATTTCCCCAATGCAGAACCTTTTGAGTTCATCTTGGCTACCAAGGGAACAAAAGAGAAATGGAGTGTCGAGCATCTTAATG CAACAACAAGCATTTTGCGCAGCCAGGAGATCCTATGGCCGGGACGCTACTCAGTTGAAATGGAAGTGAAAGACCAGCAGGGAAAGACCTGTGAGGTTCAAAAGCTTCAGGTATCCGTGTGCAAATGCACGGAGGCGCAAGTGTGCATTCCcatgagacagacaggcaaaggCACTGTACTGGGAGCAGGTGGTGTTCTGGCACTGCTGTTAGGAATCCTGCTTCTCTTGT TGATTCCAATGCTTTTGctgatgtgtgagtgtggaggagCTGCTGCTGGTGGTAGGTTCCAGGCTTTCCCctttgagcaaaaacagcaactCATCACCTACCACACAGAAGGCCAAGGAGAGGATAAG GAACTATCACTGCTTTCTCAGGTGCCTGTGAATGTAAACGGTGGAAGTTTCGGGCAACAG GAACTAGCACTGATTCCTCAGGTGCCTGTGAATGTAAACGGTGGAAGTTTCGGGCAACAAGTATCTGGATGGGAAGCACATGAATACTGGAGGAAATATGGATGGAAAACTCGAGAGGAATACCTAAATTACCTGTGGCATCTTAAGCAAACTGGAATCATAGGACATTATGATTTTTTTACAGAGAGCACATTGAATTCCATGGCTCTATCTGAGGCCTTCTTAAGCGAGTATTATGCAACG AAAACATGGGAAATTATGAACCAGGAAGCTAGTATGAACCACTTGCTGGTGTCTAGCTATGAAGACTGCATTTCAGTCACAAGCTCCTTTGATGATAGCAGCTATTTACACGAAGAAAACAATCTGGATTTCCTTGATGACCTTGGGCCGCCCTTCAGAAGGCTCGCTGAGATATGCTGTGGCTCAGCCATCAAACTTGAGGTCAGCTCCACTCCTACGCCTGCCAAAACCATCTCCTCCAGTTCACAAGAGGGCGTCAAAGTGGaagatgttgttgatgttgttcacaatgaagcaacCTCTGTCTCTGCATCcagctcctcctccaccacccaAGTAACAACTACAAATTATGCAGAGAATATAAGCAGTGGAAGTGTTACATCAGCAGCAACTGTAGGCCAAACTCTGCTTGTCCAGCAGCCAACTGTCTACCTTTCATCTACACCCATGTATGTAGTGGAGCAACAGTGCCAGCCTGCCCTTTTTCTAGCTTCTGGTCCAATCCTGGGTGTTCAGGAAAGGAATATGGTACTGGTGGAGAAAGGGGCTACAAACATAGCAGTCGCTTCCCAGAACACCCTTCCACGTCTGGGGTTGCAGCAAGCAAACaccagagtaatggtggatccAGGAATTGGAGGCACAGTGGTGCATGGGTTCTCAGGCCACTCTGAGCCTCAGGGCACTGCTTCTGGTACCTTTCGTGTAGTGGAGAGCCGACGAGTAGAGAGCACAGAGCCTGTGCATGTTGTGCAGAGCTCCTCACACTCCAGCATCAGCAAGAGTCAGAGTATGCAGGCCAAAGGGCAAAGTGGAGGGAGCTTGGCTTTAGGAAATGCTTCAGGTTTCCCAAGTGCCCTTTCTATGTCTCAGAAAGATGTGTCAAATGGTGGTACTCACAAAGAAGTGCTAGAGGAACGGGTTTCAGTTGTCAAGAAAAGTTTCCAATCGAGCTCCACCTCCTAA